The Sandaracinus amylolyticus genomic interval ACGCTGCGCGACCGCCCGTTCCTCGCGCTCGCGCTCGCGCGGCCCGAGATCGCGACGATCTTCCCCGACCTCTGGAGCGAGCGGCGCATGCAGCACGTGCGTCTCTCCGATCTGACCCCGCGCGCGGCGCGCAAGCTGGTGCGCGAGGTGCTCGGCGATCGCGCCGACGACGCGACGACGGCGGCGCTGATCGAGCGCGCGGGCGGCAACGCGTTCTATCTCGAGGAGCTGATCCGCGCGGTCGCCGAAGGGCGCGGCGACGAGCTGCCCGACACCGTGCTCGCGATGGCGCAGGCGCGCCTCGAGCGCCTCTCGCAAGGCGAGCGTCGCATCCTCCGCGCGGCGAGCGTGTTCGGTCAGGTGTTCTGGGTCGGCGGTGTCGCGGCGCTGCTCTCGGAGGAGCGACGCGAGGAGCTCGAGGCGACGCTCGACGATCTCGCGCAGCGCGAGCTCGTGACGCGGCATCCGGGATCGCGATTCCGCGACGAGCGCGAGCTCTCGTTCCGGCACGTGCTGGTGCGCGACGCGGCGTACGGGATGCTGACGCCGCGCGACGCGAAGCTCGCGCATCGGCTCGCGGGCGCGTGGCTCGAGGCTGCGGGCGAGCGCGATGCGATCGTGCTCGCGCAGCACCTCGAGCGCGGAGGCGAGCCGCAGGGCGCGGTCGTCTGGTACCTGTGGGCCGCGGAGCAGGCGCTCGAGGGCGACGATCTCGCGTCGGTGATCGCGCGCGCAGAGCGCGGCGTCGAGTGCGGCGCGAGCGGCGCGATGCTCGGTGAGCTGAGGCTCCTGCAGGCCGAAGCGCTGGGGTGGGGCGCGAAGAGCGAGGACCACTCGCGGCTCGCGGAAGAGGCGCTCTCGCTGTCCCCGCGAGGCAGCGGACCGCGCGCGCGTGCGGCAGCGGAGCTCGCGGTCGCGGGATGTCGTCTCGGCGATCACGCGAAGCTCGAGCTCGCCGCGAAGAGCTTGCTCGAGGAGCTCCCGCGCACGCGCGGGACGACGAGCGCGACGCACGCGCTCGCGGTCGCGCGCACCGTGATCGAGATGCTCGTCGCGGGCCGTGGTGATCTCGCCGAGCCGATGCTGCACGCGATGGACGGAGCCGACGCCGCGCACGAAGAGGATCGTGCGCTGGTGATCGCGGTGCGCTCGTGGCTCCACGCGGTGAGCGCGTTGTTCACCGGAGATCCCGAGCCCTACGTGCGCGAGGGCGAGGGGATCGTGGCGGCGCTCGAGGAATGCGGTCAGCTGCGTTACGCGGTGATCGCGGGTGTCCATCTCGCGATCGCGCTCGCTGCGATCGGCTGGAGCGATCGCGCGGTGGAGCAGGCACGTCGCATGAGCGATCGGGCGCGCGCGATGGGGCTCCTCGCGTACGCCGAGCGCGCGCGTGCGCAGCTCGTGTTGCCGCTGGCGCGGCGAGGAGAGGTCGCCGAGGCGGAGTCGATCGCGCGGGCGTGCCTCGCACAGGCGAGGGTCTCGGGCGACCCGGTGACCGAGGCGCGGGCGCGCGCGAGCGGTGCGGCGATCCTGCTGATGCGCGGTGACGTCGAGGGTGCGGCGCGCGAGGCGGAGAGCGTGGTCGCGGGGGAGCGGTTCCCGCCGGGGATCCGCGCCGAGGCGTGCGTGACGCTGGCGCGTGCGCGGCTGGCGGGGGGGGATGCGGAGGGTGCGCTCGGGGTCGTCGAGCGAGGGCTGGCGCTCGCGGGGGCGGGGTCGGTCGCGGGCGACGTCGCGCTGCGGTTGGCGCGCGCGGACGCGCTCGGCGCGGCGGGTCGGCGCGACGAAGCGCAGCGGGTGATCGCGGAGGCAGCGGCGCGGGTGCGCTCGCGGGCGAGCGCGATGAGGGACGAGCGGGTGCGGGAGTCGTTCCTCGGGATCGCGGAGCACGCGGAGGTGGTCGGGCGGCTGGCGCGGTGAGGGGTGTCCTGGAGCGGGGGTGTCCTCGGTTTGGGCTAAGAAACTCAACCACGGTCGGTTTTTGGGGCAGCGTGCCTGCACCAATCCCGTCCCGCGAAAACCCACCACGACGAAAGCTCAACCACGGACGGCTCCTGGTACTCTCCTGCCGGAACTTCCCAAGCCGGACGGAACCGTCCGCGCCGCCAGGAGCGCCTCATGGCCCGCATCGATCTCACCAGCGCCCGCACGTCCGAGCGAGACCCCGAGCGCGCCGCCGAGGCGCTCCTCACCTCGCTCGGCTCGGTCACCCCGAAGCTCGTCACGGTCTTCGCCTCGAGCGACCGCGACCACCGCGCCCTCAACGCGGCGCTCCGCGCGCGCCTGCCTCGCGGCACGCGCATCATCGGCGCGAGCACCGCCGGCGAGATCGATCGCGACGGCATCCACGACGGCACCGTCGTCCTCTCCGCGCTCACCGGCGACTTCGACGTCGCGCTCGGCCTCGGCGCCGACCTCTCCGCCGACGCGATCGGCGCCGGCGCGCGCGCGATGCAGCGCGCCTGCGACGAGCTCGGCGTGCGCCCCCAAGAGCTCGACCCCCGCCGCCACGTCGGCCTCGTCATCGACGACGGCTTCCGCTTCAAGAAGGAAGAGCTCCTCCTCGGCGTCCTCGATCGCAACCCCGCGCTCACGCTCGTCGGCGGCGGCGCCAACTGCGCCGAGTCCGATCCCGCGAAGCAGTCTGCGGTGCTCCACGTCGACGGCGAGGTCGTCACCGACGCCGCCGTGTTCGCGCTGTTCCGCACCAGCGCGCCGTGGGCCGCGCTGCGCTCGCACTGGTATCGCCCGACCGGCGAGACGCTCCGCATCACCAAGATCGACGAGACCTGCACGCGCGCGCTCGAGATCGACGGCAAGCCCGCCGCGAAGCGCTACGCCGAGCTCCTCGGCGTGACCGTCGACGATCTCGAGTTCGGCAAGCCCGGCGGCTTCGCGCGGCGTCCCACCGCGCTCAAGGTCGGCCGCGAGCACTTCATCCGCGCCCCGTGGAAGCCGCTCGACGACGGCTCGATCCTCTTCGCGAACCTCATCGACGAGGGCGTCGAGCTCGAGCTCATGCAGCTCGACGATCTCGCCGCGTCCACGCAGCGCTTCTTCGAAGAAGAGCTCCCGCGTCGCGTCGGCGGCGATCCCACCGCCGCGCTCCTCTTCCACTGCACCGCGCGCGACTGGTACGCGAAGGGCAAGGGCGAGCACGCCGCGCTCTCGAAGGCGTTCACGAAGGCCCCGCCCTCCGCGGGCCTCAACGTGTTCTTCGAGATCTACTCGGGGTTCCAGATCAACACGACGCTCACCGCGCTCGCGTTCGGGAAGAACGATGACTGAGAGCGCACGCCGCGTGCTGATCGTCGCCACGCCCGACGTGGCGTCGCTCGTCACCTCCGAGCTCGCGCGCGCCGAGCTCCACGTCACCACCGACACGGTCTCCACCGCCGACGCGTTGATCGCCGCGCTCGCCGATCCGCCCGACGCGATCGTCGTCTCGCTCGCGACGCTCGACGCGCCCGCCGCGCGCCACGCGTGGAGCTCGCGCGGCCTGTCGATCCCGATGATCGCGCTCGCTCCCGCGCACGACGATCGCGAGATGCGCGACGCGATGATCCGCGGCGGCGCGCTCGACTACGTGAGCCTCGATCAGCTCGCGCGCCTCGGGCCCGCGCTGCTCCGCGAGCTCTCGCGCGCCGCGGGCCGAGCGAAGGACTGGCCCGCGCCCGAGGCCACCTCGGCCTCGCTGGTCCAGGCGATCGTCGACAACATGCCGTTCGTCCTCTTCGTGAAGGACGCGGACGAGCTGCGCCTGCGCGTCGTCAACCAGCTCATGGTCGACTTCATGGGCATCCCGCGCGAGCAGCTGCTCGGGAAGCTCGACCACGAGTACCTCCCGCCCGAGCAGGCCGACGCGTTCGCCGCCGACGATCGCGCGGTGCTCGCGAGCGATCAGGTGACGATCAAGGACGAGGTCGCGCGCGCCAACGGCGTCGACCTGTGGTGGCGCACCCGCAAGGTGCCGATCACCGATCGCGATGGTCGTCGCTACGTGATGGGCGTGACCGAGGAGGTGACCCAGCGTCGCCAGGCCGAGGAAGCGCTGCGCGAAGCGAACCGTCGCCTCGAAGCGAGCCTCGAGGAGCTCAAGAAGTCGCGCGCGGTCTCGGCCCGCACCCTCGCGAGCTATCAGCAGCGCGCGCTGCAGATGGAGATCATCCGCCAGCAGAACGAAGATCTCGATCGCCTCGCGCAGGACCTCGCGAAAGCGAAGCGCATCGAGGAAGAGCGCGCCCGCGAGATCGAGTCCGCCGCGCGCCTCAAGAGCGAATTCCTCGCGAATTTCTCGCACGAGATTCGCACCCCGCTGAACGGCATCCTCGGCTACTGCGATCTCCTGATGCGCGAAGAGGGCTCGCGCCTCACGCCGCACGGACGACGCGACCTCAACGTCGTCAAAGCGAACGCGAAGGCGCTGCTCGGCCTGATCAACGACATCCTCGATCTCTCGAAGATCGAGTCCGGCCACGTCGACGTCGTGCGCGAGCAGGTCGAGCTGCGCCCGCTCGTCGACGAATGCATCGCGACGGTGCGCGAGTACGCGCAAGGCAAGCAGGTCGAGATCTACGCAACCATCCCGCCCGAGCTCGACACGATCGACACCGACGGGCTCAAGCTCCGTCAGATCCTCCTCAACCTGCTCTCGAACGCGGCGAAGTTCACGGAGGCGGGCGAGGTCGTCGTCGACGTGAAGCGCGAGGCGGACACCCTCGTGCTCTCGGTGGAGGACACCGGCGCGGGCATCCCGCCCGATCAGCTGCCGTTCGTGTTCGAGAAGTTCCGGCAGGTCGACGGCTCGAGCACGCGCAAGGTCGGCGGAACCGGCCTCGGCCTCGCGATCGTGCGCGAGCTCTGTCGCGTGCTCGGCGGCAACGTCGACGCGACGAGCACGCTCGGTCGCGGCTCCGTGTTCCGCGTGCGCCTGCCCGGTGTGTTCGCGGCGGGCGAGTCGCGCACCACCGTGAAGACCGGTCGTGGCTCGGATCGCTTCGAGATCGTCCCGGGCACCACGGTGCTCGTGGTCGACGACGATCCGCTGATCCACCAGCTCCTCAAGGCCGAGCTCGAGCGCGAAGGCGTCACGGTGCGGCTCGCGACCGATGGCGTCGCCGCGCTCACCGCCGCGCGCGAGCATCGCCCGAGCGCGATCGTGCTCGACGTGCACCTGCCGAAGCTCGACGGCTGGTCGGTGCTCGCGGAGCTGAAGAGCGATCCCGCGTTCGCGACCACGCCGGTGATCATCATCTCGGTCGAGGAGCAGCGCACGCGCGGGCTCTCGCTCGGCGCGTGCGAGTACCTCGTGAAGCCCTTCGAGGCGGCGCGGCTGGTCGACGTGGTGAGCCGCAGCGTCGGCGCCGATCGCGGCGAGGTGCTCGTCGTCGACGACGACCCGCCGACGCGAGAGCTGGTGTGTCGTCACCTCCGCGCAGCGGGCTTCTCGGCAGCCGAAGCGCGCAGCGGCGAGGACGCGCTGCTGCGCGCGCGCGTCACGCGCCCGGGGCTCATCGTGCTCGACCTCGTGATGCCGGGGATGAGCGGCTTCGCGCTGCTCGATCAGATCCGCCGCGAGGGCATCACGTCGCCGGTCGTCGTGCTCAGCGGCAAGGAGCTCTCCGACGAGGAGCAGCGGCTCCTGCGCGACGGAATCGCGACCGTCGTGAAGAAGAACGGCGTGTCGATCGACAAGGTCGTCGCCGAGGCGAAGCGTCTCCTCCTCGAGCAGCGCGTCGGCGCAGTGAAGCTGCCGCGCGTGCTCTACGTGGAGGACTCCGCGCAGAACCGCGACGTCGTGCGGCGCTACCTCGCGGGCACGTTCGACGTCATCGAAGCGGAGGACGGCGAGCACGGCCTCGACCGCGCGAACCGCGATCATCCGGACCTGATCCTCATGGATCTCTCGCTGCCGCGCCTCGACGGATGGGAAGCGACGCGGCGCCTCAAGGCGAGCACGCTCGCGTCGATCCCGGTCATCGCGCTCACCGCGCACGCGAGCCGCGAGGACCAGGCGCGCGCGCGCGCCGCCGGCTGCGACGGATACCTCACGAAGCCGGTCGATCGAGAGCTCCTGATCTCGACGATCCGCAAGCACCTCGCCGCGGTCGCGGCCACGCAGAGCTGAGGCTTCCCGCGCGATCCGAAGAGCGCTATGCACAGCGCTCATGCGCGCGCGGGACGTGCTCGGCGAAGGAGGCCTGCTCGAGGCGGCGATCGAGGGATACGAGCGCCGTCCGTCGCAGCTCCGCATGGCCGAGCTCGTCGAGCGCGCGCTCGATCACGACGGCGTCGCGCTGATCGAGGCGGGCACCGGCACCGGCAAGACGCTCGCGTACCTCGTGCCCGCCGCGCTCTCCTCGCGGCGTCGCGTGATCATCTCGACCGGCACGCGCACGCTGCAGGATCAGCTCGTCGAGCACGACGTGCCGCGCCTCGAGCGCGCGCTCGGCCGCCCGATCTCGATCACGGTCCTCAAGGGGCTGCCCAACTATCTCTGCCTGCGCCGCTACGGCGAGCTCACGCACTCCGCGGACTCGCTCACGAAGCCCGA includes:
- a CDS encoding FIST signal transduction protein; the protein is MARIDLTSARTSERDPERAAEALLTSLGSVTPKLVTVFASSDRDHRALNAALRARLPRGTRIIGASTAGEIDRDGIHDGTVVLSALTGDFDVALGLGADLSADAIGAGARAMQRACDELGVRPQELDPRRHVGLVIDDGFRFKKEELLLGVLDRNPALTLVGGGANCAESDPAKQSAVLHVDGEVVTDAAVFALFRTSAPWAALRSHWYRPTGETLRITKIDETCTRALEIDGKPAAKRYAELLGVTVDDLEFGKPGGFARRPTALKVGREHFIRAPWKPLDDGSILFANLIDEGVELELMQLDDLAASTQRFFEEELPRRVGGDPTAALLFHCTARDWYAKGKGEHAALSKAFTKAPPSAGLNVFFEIYSGFQINTTLTALAFGKNDD
- a CDS encoding response regulator, translated to MTESARRVLIVATPDVASLVTSELARAELHVTTDTVSTADALIAALADPPDAIVVSLATLDAPAARHAWSSRGLSIPMIALAPAHDDREMRDAMIRGGALDYVSLDQLARLGPALLRELSRAAGRAKDWPAPEATSASLVQAIVDNMPFVLFVKDADELRLRVVNQLMVDFMGIPREQLLGKLDHEYLPPEQADAFAADDRAVLASDQVTIKDEVARANGVDLWWRTRKVPITDRDGRRYVMGVTEEVTQRRQAEEALREANRRLEASLEELKKSRAVSARTLASYQQRALQMEIIRQQNEDLDRLAQDLAKAKRIEEERAREIESAARLKSEFLANFSHEIRTPLNGILGYCDLLMREEGSRLTPHGRRDLNVVKANAKALLGLINDILDLSKIESGHVDVVREQVELRPLVDECIATVREYAQGKQVEIYATIPPELDTIDTDGLKLRQILLNLLSNAAKFTEAGEVVVDVKREADTLVLSVEDTGAGIPPDQLPFVFEKFRQVDGSSTRKVGGTGLGLAIVRELCRVLGGNVDATSTLGRGSVFRVRLPGVFAAGESRTTVKTGRGSDRFEIVPGTTVLVVDDDPLIHQLLKAELEREGVTVRLATDGVAALTAAREHRPSAIVLDVHLPKLDGWSVLAELKSDPAFATTPVIIISVEEQRTRGLSLGACEYLVKPFEAARLVDVVSRSVGADRGEVLVVDDDPPTRELVCRHLRAAGFSAAEARSGEDALLRARVTRPGLIVLDLVMPGMSGFALLDQIRREGITSPVVVLSGKELSDEEQRLLRDGIATVVKKNGVSIDKVVAEAKRLLLEQRVGAVKLPRVLYVEDSAQNRDVVRRYLAGTFDVIEAEDGEHGLDRANRDHPDLILMDLSLPRLDGWEATRRLKASTLASIPVIALTAHASREDQARARAAGCDGYLTKPVDRELLISTIRKHLAAVAATQS